From a single Paenibacillus sp. FSL W8-0426 genomic region:
- the nrdI gene encoding class Ib ribonucleoside-diphosphate reductase assembly flavoprotein NrdI encodes MLIVYDSITGNVKRFISKLHMPAIQINSQMTIDEPYVLVTYTTGFGQIPDKVSSFLQKNSKYLIGVAASGNRNWGERFAKSADLISASYNVPVISKFELSGTKKDVEHFEQEVSRLETY; translated from the coding sequence TTGCTGATCGTGTATGATTCCATCACTGGCAATGTGAAGAGATTCATCTCCAAGCTTCACATGCCGGCCATCCAGATCAATAGTCAAATGACGATCGACGAACCATACGTACTCGTGACATATACAACAGGTTTTGGACAGATACCTGACAAGGTGTCTTCTTTTTTGCAAAAAAACTCCAAATATTTGATTGGCGTTGCCGCGAGCGGCAACCGCAACTGGGGCGAACGTTTCGCCAAAAGCGCGGATTTGATTTCCGCATCCTATAACGTGCCTGTAATCAGCAAATTCGAGCTATCCGGCACCAAAAAAGACGTAGAGCATTTTGAACAGGAGGTAAGCCGCCTTGAAACATATTGA
- a CDS encoding N-acetyltransferase, protein MKITLHKQSDVDILTEIWYKGSVQAHDFIEEAYWLSNKTEMRDKYIPMSETYVIYDQEEIAGFVSMVDDYLAALFVDPSRQNKGYGKELLRFVKSKKSKISLKVYKENASAVRFYEKNGFHVVEELLDEQTGHEEYLMEWKETGTNLFS, encoded by the coding sequence GTGAAAATAACATTACATAAGCAGAGCGATGTCGATATTTTAACTGAAATTTGGTACAAAGGCTCGGTTCAAGCCCATGATTTTATCGAGGAGGCTTATTGGCTTTCCAACAAAACCGAAATGAGAGACAAGTATATTCCGATGTCGGAAACCTATGTCATCTACGATCAAGAAGAAATCGCCGGATTCGTTTCGATGGTAGATGACTATTTGGCAGCGCTTTTTGTCGATCCATCGCGTCAGAATAAGGGATACGGCAAAGAGCTGCTTCGTTTTGTCAAAAGCAAAAAATCAAAAATCTCGCTAAAAGTGTACAAAGAAAATGCCTCGGCCGTACGTTTTTACGAGAAAAACGGCTTTCATGTCGTGGAAGAGCTTCTGGATGAGCAAACCGGTCATGAGGAATACCTGATGGAATGGAAAGAAACTGGAACAAATTTGTTTTCTTGA
- a CDS encoding GNAT family N-acetyltransferase, protein MMLQEQFDQVYDIMKQSFPEAEYREYSQQLKLLSNSRYLLLTEKNEQNEVIAFLAGWEFETFRYVENIAVSPGIRGGGIGKRLMERFMKRSALPIVLEVELPENSLKRRRIGFYERLGFHLEEAAYVQPPLRAGQQPLSLRIMSYPEHLTPSQFEEVRDVLYREVYGVSPASTVAWNR, encoded by the coding sequence ATGATGCTGCAAGAACAGTTCGATCAAGTATACGACATTATGAAACAATCTTTTCCGGAGGCTGAGTATCGTGAATATTCGCAGCAATTGAAGCTGTTGTCCAATTCGAGATATCTGCTTCTTACCGAGAAGAATGAACAGAACGAAGTCATTGCCTTCCTCGCAGGCTGGGAATTCGAGACGTTTCGGTACGTTGAAAATATCGCCGTTTCCCCGGGCATTCGCGGTGGAGGCATCGGCAAGCGGCTGATGGAACGTTTCATGAAGAGGTCTGCTCTGCCGATCGTATTGGAGGTGGAATTGCCCGAGAATTCGCTGAAGCGAAGAAGGATCGGATTTTACGAGCGTTTGGGATTCCATTTAGAGGAGGCTGCCTATGTTCAACCGCCGCTGCGCGCAGGACAGCAGCCTTTGTCACTCCGGATCATGAGTTATCCGGAGCATTTGACCCCTTCACAGTTTGAAGAAGTGAGGGATGTGCTCTATCGGGAAGTGTACGGCGTATCTCCGGCAAGTACGGTCGCCTGGAATCGCTGA